ATGCTAATTATGTTCATTAAATGACAAATTTCTCTcagtatataaaaatgcattacatacAATGTTTCTACTGTTCTAGTCAGCCACGCACCCCTAAAACTTCTGGCATTTAACATGCTATAATGCATTGGAAATTATTTGAAGCAGCATTTTCAGTGTTTCATTCAGGGTTTTCTCTAAGAGGTTAAGGATTTCTACAGATTGTCAAGTATCATTCATTAGCTTGTATTTACTAACTGTTTGGTAGCTTTTGCAATTTTGCAgcattttctattatatatttttttcctttctttctttttttgcattgtaaTGTACTGCATTGATTCAGTCATCCTCGCCAAAAGGTGGCAACAGAAGCATTAACAGGCACCTGTGTTTCATTTTCAAGCAAAAACAGTAATGAGGTTTATTTTAAACTGGACTCAAGACTGTTTAAGACCTAAATCTCCCTCTCTGTAGTTCTGCtgatttagttgttgttgttttttagataCTGCATTAAAACATGCAGTTTGATTAATCAGCTAAGAGAGTCTGTCTCTATGATTAGAACAATACAAATCACTAGGGTCCCACTAAAAATGTCTAGAACATATATTTTTCAAAGTCAATGGCCATTTGACAAACAGgtctaaaaaaatttttaacaCAAGAAACCTGTACTCCTTTCACATATTATAGTCAGGCACCTACTGTACATGTGAGGGCATAGGCTCTTCAAAAGTTTTGCAGTCCAGTTCAATTGACTAAATGAATAGCATAGCTCCATTTATCCCTGTCTCAAACATTGTTgaagaaaatatttcatttttctatCATTTTAAGTACAGCCCACAGATTCAGTGTGGGCCAAGAAACTAAAATGCACGAGGCTGCATGTGTGGTGCATATTTAAACgcatataaaaatttaatatacagtatgcaggAATACCTTATGCCCCTCTTTTTATTCATATCCGTGTTTATGTATCGACCAAAAATAAGTGATGTGGACATCATCCTTGGAAAGGTTATGAATTAAAATCTTTCACATTTGTTTAATACTATCattgcttgctctctctctctctctctctctctctctctctctctctatatatatatatatatatatatatatatatatataagtatagcATTTGTAAACACGGATGTAAATTAACAGAGAGGGCACAGCTTGATGGCTGATCCATGTTTTCACTTGCATGTGTGACTCTGTTTGGTTGCACACTGTCATGCTTTTTTTGGTGTAGATTTGGAGCCCGACAGACCCCCGTTCTCTGTGTTATCAATCCCTGAGGAGGTGACAAGGCACTCCTTACTGAAAAAACATAGGAAGAAAGGCACAGAATTAGACGGAGATCatgtatatatggtttatatattatttatactacttgtaatttatttttgtcaagcaGTCGCATGGTCCAAATCTGGAAAAGGGTACAGGAAGTCTTAATGTTTAGTCTAATATATACTTATGTGTACATCCTACAAGTTGCCATGAACTCACTTTTTTTCCTCAATCCTTGCGAGAATGAACAGAGTGAAGTTCTTTAGCAGCATGAAGGCCATTAACAAAGCGATGAATCCACCAACACAGGAAGCAATGATGATGGTGAGTGTGTTATCAACCTCACTTACTGAGAATGGGATACAACCGGGAATACCACAAAAAGGGAATGAGAGAAGAGAAAAAGGCATATAGAGATATTTCAATAATGACCTTGGAATGTGATGTTCATCTATCATTCTCTCTCTGTAACCTCCTCTCTCACCACCCTGCAACACTTACGTTCCTCTACTACATGTAGAGTGAAAATGGCGCTGTGATTCTTGCCCTTCTCTTTGGGGTTTTTGCCAAAGCAGATGTAGACGCCTGCATCCTCAAATGTTATATTCCAAAGCAGGATGGAGATGTTATTTCCTTTACTGGAGCCAACATATTCCACCCTCTCACGGtaaatgtttactttatttgGTTCCACATTATCCGTTGGAATTACAGAATCAGCCATCTGATTGGGAAAGAGAGCTGTCAGTTATTAATTTTGAACTGGGCATCTGTACAGTACAACTAACACTGGCTCTTTTTTGCCTTTGAGACTAACAATACTGTAGTTCACATGTAGGCTATATCTTAAATGTCAAACCATTTTACAATATCCTTAACTCAGACTGTTCTCTTTGACTTTGAAGTCTGTAGTGATGATGTATCTTTGTTACCATCTTTGAAACTTGAAAGACTACACAGAATATGACACTGAGAAACAATATCAAGTCAATGGAATGATTTGGAAGAACCGCTGCACTTCAACTTCAAGTGCCCTTGAAAGCATACAAAACCAGCTCAAGAGAAAGGGCTTCTATTTATATTTCCATCCAATCAATGTTAGACTTCGCAACGTTGCCTTAAGTAAATGAAAGCTGAATACAATGTGAAAAGTGTCCTGCTACATGGTGAGGTATAATTGAATACTTTAGGTAAAGAATAATTCACACTGAGCAGTTAATTATCACACAAATAAACATCGAGGACGTGTGAAGGGGTTTAGCCTATTGACAGTTTTCTGTCACGTGACCGGCTCGAAGACCTGGAGGACAAAACATCCATAGAACTTCAGCACAAGCCTATCAATTTTTCCAGCTGTTTCACAACCACGAATACTTAGATCACctctcaaaagaataaaacaaaggtatgtgaacaaaatgcaaatgcatatcATTCGCCCTGGGCAATATTTCAATCATTAAGCATTGCAACAAACGTTGTAAAAACACTTAAAGTGCCTTATTCTATTTAAAACAGTAATCTTAAAATATCAAATACACTATATTAATGATAAATAGTTTTCATAGGCAAGCAGATGAGGTCGGTATGTGAACGCAATccacttaatgttttttttttaaatctgtaaataaCTGGCGCTCAGTGGAGCAGAGCTTAATTTTGCCCTCCAGTTGGGCGTTCCTGTGAGTGTGACGTCACGTGAAAACTGAATGAACACATTTTGTAGCCTATTACCCAAAAGTACGAAAAAGTCTACCACAACATATAAAACAATCGGCAGTGACAAGGCGAACATTGCATCTAAACTGTAAATATACTGAACTCCTCTGCTTTAAGGTCAGCGTAACTACAATCGATAAGTGAGAGACACAGGATGGCGCCAGCTGCGTTTGTATAACAGCGAGCGCGAGGCCGACACGAGATTTCGAATGTCTGACCACTGGATGGCGCGAACATTCGACCGTCAATGTAAAGCAGTTAACGTGACTTGGAATTGtaccataataatatttttatgtatgttaGTGGATTAATCCGACTATCCCATAACTGAATATCTGTTACCTTCTGCATGGTGCCATTATTATTGAACTCCCATTTGAAGTAGAGGTTAGTGATTCCAATACAGCTGGCATAGGTGCAGGGCAGAAGGACTGTGCTGCCGTTCACTGCATCCAGAAATGGAACCTTACCAGTAGACATCTCCAGAGCATGAACACAACACATGCctgaaataagaagaaaaaagcagaTGAAGATGGAAAACATGAAATGTAGTCATGCAGTGACACTATAAAAACCTCAAGAGAGAGACGCAAATCTATCAAAAGGTCATTAAGATCAATGGCAAACTGACAtatgcacaaacacatatatttaaataaatcatgcataAAACTTTCTGAGACTTTATAGTGCCAATAAATATTATTGGTCAAGTATGAAACCTCTCAATAACCCGCAAACAACTCATTAGTTTTCAGTCATGGTTTAGAAAGTTTCaaccaaatgcattaatatacTGAACAATTAgataacttaattaaaataataaaagtaaaaatgcaactaaattaatacataatcaaaataaattaataatgttgaTAAACCAAATAAATGATGGAAATAGtacatataataatacataataatatttaaatatgtaaagtgTAGTTTAGAAAGGTTCGTATAACAGCTTTCACATGTGGTTTTTATGTGGTTTTACAGAGATACAGAGATACATTTTTAGTCATCTATATTTAACTTTTTCTGTTCTGTGTGTTTACTATTACTTTTAGTGTCTTCTATTACTGTGAAATGTGTAAGAGGCATAATTTAATGAGtgaattaattatatacatattttcttgTTTCATTATGAGGAACGACTATTCATGGTACATGCACTGTATCAGTTTGAATGCAGTTCTGCAAGCTAACAGTGAAACTGTGTGTCTGGATATTAAAAGTTCATATAAAACATCTATAACTGTaactataaatgtatatattgtacactttttacatactgtatgtaccATTATAGATGAGAAATAAGCAGGCTATTGGGTTAGCTTCCATGGACACCTGGGCTCTCTGACGTCAAGTGTCCAGAAGTTTGCTTGGCATGCAATATGACAGAATAAACATGTGCCGGTGTGAGAGGACTGAGTTCACACAGCTGTGTAACTTGAGACGTCGCATAAGCAATGAAGAGGTCCTATACTAATCAACTGGACCCTTTCATGAGAAGTATTTTAAACTAGGAAACAAATTATTGTGAAAACACTGTGACCTCAATGTTGATTTAATCAACATGCTTCCCGTCAAGTTCTCTAAGAGAATTTGTGCTTCGGTTACAGAAACGTAGCCTGCCGCTTTACCCCAGAGaaacatttaattgaataaatattgatGAGGAATCAATCTCATGAGACTTAATGATTCTAGGTAACAAATCTCCCAAAATAATCTAGGAGAAACTAGACATAAactagagttttttttatttactataaaatacaGCACTACTGTGTTAAATGAATGAAGATAAAATACTTTACTTAGATGCCCAGATACTTTGAAACATATATATAATGAACGTGTTCctttggctcagtggtagagcattgcgttagcagcacaaaaagTCATGgattcgattcccagggaacacacatactggtaaaaatagcctcaatgcactgtaagttgctttggataaaagtatctgctaaatgcataaatggaaatgaaaaacatttgaaagagTCTTAAGCAAAGTTTGTAATAATTTCTAGATACTAGATAGTACTTGATGCGAGAGCCTATTTAATGGGATCTTCAGTCCTTTGTTTTCTGTGATTAACTCAGCACCAGTCTGTGATACTCCCTTTTACCAGCCATGAAACAAAACTCTTTACATTAGATCTCATCTGGCATTAGTCTGTGGTAGTCCAAAGTATGTTCTGTAGAGCAGCATGGGATGCCTGTTCACAGCTCTCGCTCATATAAATCTCTTTCACTTACTCACAGCCAAAatataactgacaaaaatgttttaaacttgcAAACTAAAAGCAAGCTCCTCAGAGCATTGTCATCCCATATTCAAGTACAAATACAGTGTGAAATGCAAGGCCCAACTTAAATGCTAAAACACTTTGCTCAAAGaaataaatgtgaacattttaACATAATCAGAAAGAAAGTCTTGAGTCAGACATATGATACGAAATGAAAGAGCAAATTATAACTCTGACCACAGTTTCCTGAGAGTAGTTCCGTTAAATATGTCTCAGAAATCTGAGCCACTAAACTAATGCTGACATCAACACTTTATTCTACAGCAGCTCTGCATTGCAACATTAGGAgctggatctgtgtgtgtgtgtgtctgtgtttaggaCACCAGAGAACTGCATAGATTTTCAAGCTCACTGATTCAATATGAATTTTCTGTATGAAATATTAGTACAGTACAGACTTGGTA
The sequence above is drawn from the Carassius auratus strain Wakin chromosome 5, ASM336829v1, whole genome shotgun sequence genome and encodes:
- the LOC113069141 gene encoding sodium channel subunit beta-4-like, with protein sequence MMKTQSRGRLGGVPSERTVSSLLLTLIIGMCCVHALEMSTGKVPFLDAVNGSTVLLPCTYASCIGITNLYFKWEFNNNGTMQKMADSVIPTDNVEPNKVNIYRERVEYVGSSKGNNISILLWNITFEDAGVYICFGKNPKEKGKNHSAIFTLHVVEELSEVDNTLTIIIASCVGGFIALLMAFMLLKNFTLFILARIEEKNKECLVTSSGIDNTENGGLSGSKSTPKKA